One region of Sphingomonas kaistensis genomic DNA includes:
- a CDS encoding anthranilate synthase component 1, producing the protein MKVEARVLARRLPAGLDPLAAYRALGGGTAGTGLFEAPDGQRLIMGRACVRAEAHGGSVALDALNANGEALLASLDAPCVSERRADRLLLTFARPRSEDASERLLGPQPLHALRALLDAAAAPRGEPFGALLLGVAGFDLAAWGEDLPAAPAPDFPDFVFFVPDTLLTIAPGGAARLLCTAFGPDERHVNDAARRLEEGLAALANPMPAEHTSSGERPGARAGTAFEPDLSDPDFIALVARLKQEIAAGEVYQIVPSRTFTGPCPDPLAAYARLRLAEPASYRFFLADSGWTLLGASPETSVRLSPGGPSGRTVEVKPIAGTRPRGASPDADDRLEAEMRLDGKELAEHMMLVDLARNDVARVSLPGTRRVAKLLTVERFARVMHLVSSVTGTLRPGLDAFDALAACLNVGTLVGAPKIRAMQLLRAAEARRRGPYGGAIGWIGGDGRMDTAVVIRSALVRDGLAEVRSGAGVVHDSVPQAEADETRAKASALLGVLGA; encoded by the coding sequence GTGAAGGTCGAAGCGCGGGTCCTCGCCCGGCGCCTGCCCGCCGGGCTCGATCCCCTTGCCGCCTACCGCGCGCTGGGTGGGGGCACGGCGGGGACCGGCCTGTTCGAGGCACCGGACGGGCAGCGCCTGATCATGGGCCGGGCCTGCGTCCGGGCCGAGGCGCATGGAGGCAGCGTGGCGCTGGACGCGCTCAACGCCAATGGCGAAGCGCTTCTCGCCTCGCTCGACGCGCCCTGCGTCAGCGAGCGCCGTGCCGACCGGCTGCTGCTGACCTTCGCCCGTCCGCGAAGCGAGGATGCCTCCGAACGGCTGCTCGGGCCCCAGCCGCTGCACGCCCTGCGCGCGCTCCTCGATGCGGCGGCAGCCCCCCGCGGCGAGCCGTTCGGCGCCTTGCTGCTGGGGGTCGCCGGGTTCGACCTTGCGGCGTGGGGCGAGGACTTGCCCGCCGCGCCGGCGCCCGACTTTCCCGACTTCGTCTTTTTCGTGCCCGACACGCTGCTGACCATCGCTCCTGGCGGCGCGGCGCGCCTGCTGTGCACCGCCTTCGGACCAGACGAGCGGCACGTGAACGATGCGGCGCGGCGTCTGGAAGAAGGCTTGGCGGCGCTCGCCAACCCCATGCCCGCCGAGCATACCTCCAGCGGCGAACGCCCCGGGGCCCGCGCGGGCACTGCATTTGAGCCCGACCTTTCCGACCCCGACTTCATTGCCCTCGTCGCCCGCTTGAAGCAGGAAATCGCCGCCGGCGAAGTGTATCAGATCGTGCCCAGCCGCACCTTCACCGGCCCCTGCCCCGACCCGCTCGCCGCTTATGCCCGGCTGCGGCTGGCCGAACCGGCGAGCTATCGCTTCTTCCTGGCCGACTCCGGCTGGACCCTGCTCGGAGCGAGTCCCGAGACCAGCGTCCGCCTGTCGCCTGGTGGCCCGAGCGGCCGCACGGTAGAGGTCAAGCCGATCGCCGGCACCCGCCCGCGCGGGGCAAGCCCCGACGCCGACGACCGGCTGGAGGCGGAGATGCGGCTGGACGGCAAGGAACTGGCCGAGCACATGATGCTGGTCGACCTTGCCCGCAACGACGTCGCGCGGGTCTCGCTTCCGGGCACGCGGCGGGTGGCGAAGCTGCTGACGGTGGAGCGTTTCGCCCGAGTCATGCACCTCGTCTCCTCGGTCACCGGGACGCTTCGCCCCGGCCTCGACGCGTTCGATGCGCTGGCGGCCTGCCTCAATGTCGGCACCCTGGTCGGCGCGCCCAAGATCCGTGCCATGCAATTGCTGCGCGCCGCCGAAGCCAGGCGCCGCGGGCCTTATGGTGGAGCAATCGGGTGGATCGGCGGCGACGGGCGGATGGATACGGCGGTGGTGATCCGCTCGGCACTGGTGCGCGATGGGCTAGCCGAGGTCCGGTCGGGCGCCGGCGTGGTCCACGACAGCGTGCCGCAGGCCGAGGCTGACGAGACCCGCGCCAAGGCCTCGGCCCTGCTGGGGGTGCTCGGCGCATGA
- the aroF gene encoding 3-deoxy-7-phosphoheptulonate synthase, which yields MIIVLKPEAPADSAERLLRKIEDAGLKPLHMPGAERVVLGALGDERVLAELALDGDPAVESVKPILAPYKLVSRELQAHDTVVDVGGVSIGGDRLAVIAGPCAVESPEQLHETAAAVKAAGATLLRAGAYKPRTSPYGFAGHGIEGLKVLREVGDDLGLPIVTEVMDTADVAHVAEAADCLQIGARNMQNYALLRAVGAAGRPVLLKRGLSATIQEWLLAAEYLMAAGNPNVILCERGIRTFEPATRNTLDLNAVPYVKGKTHLPVVVDPSHGTGARDLVPAMSLAAVAAGADGLMIEVHRDPSRAWSDGAQSLYPAQFEQLMGSIGAVAAAVGRQL from the coding sequence ATGATCATCGTTCTGAAGCCCGAAGCCCCCGCCGACTCCGCCGAGCGCCTGCTCAGGAAGATCGAGGATGCGGGCCTGAAGCCGCTCCACATGCCCGGCGCCGAGCGGGTGGTGCTGGGCGCGCTCGGCGACGAACGGGTGCTTGCCGAACTGGCGCTCGACGGCGATCCCGCGGTGGAAAGCGTCAAGCCGATCCTTGCTCCCTACAAGCTCGTCAGCCGAGAGTTGCAGGCGCACGACACGGTGGTCGATGTCGGCGGGGTGAGCATCGGCGGCGACCGGCTGGCCGTGATCGCCGGGCCCTGCGCGGTCGAAAGCCCCGAGCAGCTGCACGAGACCGCGGCGGCGGTGAAGGCCGCCGGCGCCACCCTGCTCCGCGCCGGTGCCTACAAGCCGCGCACCAGTCCCTACGGCTTCGCCGGGCACGGAATCGAGGGGCTCAAGGTCTTGCGCGAGGTCGGCGACGACCTTGGCCTGCCGATCGTCACCGAGGTCATGGACACCGCCGACGTCGCCCATGTCGCCGAAGCCGCCGACTGCCTTCAGATCGGCGCACGCAACATGCAGAATTATGCGCTGTTGCGCGCGGTCGGCGCGGCGGGGCGGCCCGTCCTGCTGAAGCGCGGGCTCAGTGCCACCATCCAGGAATGGCTCCTCGCCGCCGAATATCTAATGGCCGCGGGCAATCCCAACGTCATCCTGTGCGAGCGCGGCATCCGCACCTTCGAGCCTGCCACCCGCAATACCCTCGACCTCAACGCCGTGCCCTACGTCAAGGGCAAGACGCACCTGCCGGTCGTGGTCGATCCGAGCCATGGCACCGGCGCCCGCGACCTGGTCCCGGCGATGAGCCTGGCGGCGGTCGCGGCCGGCGCCGACGGACTGATGATCGAGGTTCACCGCGATCCCTCGCGCGCCTGGTCCGACGGCGCCCAGTCGCTCTATCCCGCCCAATTCGAGCAGCTGATGGGCTCGATCGGCGCGGTTGCGGCGGCGGTCGGCCGGCAGCTGTGA
- a CDS encoding UrcA family protein → MTSRLKSSGIAALSFTLSAGILALALTPAMAQASGTEAEPIDLTATADRDREVRTRIVDASDVDFTSAADLKRLNSRINGAVNDVCRDQGDGRATIGSGRCYVEARLSANRQVAALRNSATLLAAAGSVKGARLVTIVASR, encoded by the coding sequence ATGACCAGTCGACTGAAAAGTAGCGGCATTGCCGCCTTGTCCTTCACGCTGTCAGCGGGGATCCTCGCGCTGGCGCTTACCCCGGCCATGGCGCAGGCCTCCGGCACCGAGGCCGAACCGATCGACCTGACCGCGACCGCCGACCGCGACCGCGAGGTGCGGACCCGCATCGTCGATGCCAGCGACGTCGACTTCACCAGCGCGGCCGACCTCAAGCGGCTGAACTCGCGCATCAATGGCGCGGTCAACGATGTCTGCCGCGACCAGGGGGACGGACGCGCCACCATCGGCAGCGGACGCTGCTACGTGGAGGCCCGGCTGTCGGCCAACCGGCAGGTCGCCGCGCTGCGCAACTCCGCCACCCTGCTCGCCGCCGCCGGCAGCGTGAAGGGCGCCCGCCTGGTCACGATCGTCGCGTCGCGGTGA
- a CDS encoding NAD(P)/FAD-dependent oxidoreductase → MPVPASYDAIILGAGGAGLMCAAIAAGRGRQVLVIDHAPEPGRKILISGGGRCNFTNIGAAPDRYLSANPHFARSALARYTPQDFLELVAKHRIAWHEKTLGQLFCDGSARQIVAMLLDECAAGGATIRCNAPIHSVDHADGRFRVSAGEMEAEAPALVVATGGPSIPKLGATGFAYDLARRFGLKVVEPRPALVPLTLGGEEALFRSLSGVAAPVEARCEDAAFREAALFTHKGLSGPAILQVSSYWRHGQAVLIDFLPEVAPGWLREAKRQRPRVRLPALLGERLPARLADTLAERIGIAVELGNAPDRKLEEAERLLAGWSFAPSGTEGFAKAEVTVGGISTADLSQQTMEARKLPGLFAIGEAVDVTGWLGGYNFQWAWASGVAAGQAL, encoded by the coding sequence ATGCCTGTCCCAGCCTCCTACGATGCGATCATTCTCGGCGCCGGCGGTGCCGGGCTGATGTGCGCCGCGATTGCTGCCGGGCGCGGACGCCAGGTGCTGGTGATCGACCACGCCCCGGAGCCCGGCCGCAAGATCCTGATCTCGGGTGGAGGGCGCTGCAACTTCACCAACATTGGCGCCGCGCCGGACCGCTACCTCAGCGCCAATCCGCACTTCGCGCGTTCGGCGCTGGCCCGCTACACCCCGCAGGACTTCCTCGAACTGGTCGCGAAGCACCGTATCGCCTGGCACGAGAAGACGCTTGGTCAATTGTTCTGCGACGGCTCGGCCCGCCAGATCGTCGCCATGCTGCTCGACGAGTGCGCGGCCGGCGGCGCGACCATCCGCTGCAACGCTCCGATCCACTCGGTCGACCATGCCGATGGCCGCTTCCGGGTTTCCGCCGGTGAGATGGAGGCGGAAGCCCCGGCGCTGGTCGTCGCGACCGGGGGACCCTCCATCCCCAAGCTGGGCGCGACCGGTTTCGCCTACGACCTCGCCCGTCGCTTCGGGCTCAAGGTGGTCGAGCCCCGCCCAGCCCTTGTGCCCCTGACGCTGGGCGGCGAGGAAGCCCTGTTCCGCTCGCTGTCGGGAGTCGCCGCTCCGGTGGAGGCGCGCTGCGAGGACGCGGCTTTCCGCGAGGCGGCGCTGTTCACCCACAAGGGGCTGAGCGGTCCCGCGATCCTGCAGGTGTCGAGCTATTGGCGCCACGGCCAGGCGGTGCTGATCGACTTCCTCCCCGAAGTAGCCCCCGGCTGGCTGCGCGAAGCCAAGCGCCAGCGCCCGCGCGTGCGCCTCCCTGCCCTCCTCGGCGAACGATTGCCGGCCCGCCTCGCCGACACGCTGGCCGAGCGGATCGGCATCGCGGTCGAACTCGGCAACGCGCCCGACCGCAAGCTGGAGGAGGCCGAACGGCTGCTCGCCGGCTGGTCGTTTGCACCGAGCGGCACCGAAGGCTTTGCCAAGGCCGAGGTGACCGTGGGCGGGATCAGCACCGCCGACCTGTCACAGCAGACGATGGAAGCCAGGAAGCTCCCTGGCCTGTTCGCGATCGGCGAAGCGGTGGACGTCACCGGCTGGCTCGGCGGCTATAATTTCCAGTGGGCGTGGGCATCGGGCGTCGCGGCGGGCCAGGCGCTCTGA
- the rplA gene encoding 50S ribosomal protein L1 — protein MAKLTKKQKSLETQVDREKLYGVDEAIALAKSLATAKFDESIEVALNLGVDPRHADQMVRGVVNLPKGTGKTVRVAVFAKGAKAEEATKAGADVVGAEDLMEQIQNGQIDFERVIATPDMMGLVGRLGKVLGPKGLMPNPKLGTVTMDVTKAVTDAKAGQIEFRVEKAGIIHAGIGKASFPAEDLKANYDAFVDAITKAKPAGAKGKYLKKAAISSSMGPGIKVQLEEGVA, from the coding sequence ATGGCCAAGCTGACCAAGAAGCAGAAGAGCCTGGAAACCCAGGTCGACCGCGAGAAGCTGTATGGCGTCGATGAAGCCATCGCCCTCGCCAAGTCGCTCGCCACCGCCAAGTTCGACGAGTCGATCGAAGTCGCGCTGAACCTCGGCGTCGATCCGCGTCACGCCGACCAGATGGTCCGCGGCGTGGTCAACCTGCCCAAGGGCACCGGCAAGACCGTCCGCGTGGCGGTGTTCGCCAAGGGCGCCAAGGCCGAGGAAGCCACCAAGGCGGGCGCCGACGTGGTCGGGGCCGAAGACCTGATGGAGCAGATCCAGAACGGCCAGATCGACTTCGAGCGCGTCATCGCCACCCCCGACATGATGGGCCTCGTCGGCCGTCTCGGTAAGGTGCTCGGTCCCAAGGGGCTGATGCCGAATCCGAAGCTCGGCACCGTAACCATGGACGTCACCAAGGCTGTCACCGACGCCAAGGCCGGCCAGATCGAGTTCCGCGTCGAGAAGGCGGGGATCATCCACGCCGGCATCGGCAAGGCCAGCTTCCCGGCCGAAGACCTCAAGGCCAATTACGACGCCTTCGTCGACGCCATCACCAAGGCGAAGCCGGCGGGCGCCAAGGGCAAGTACCTGAAGAAGGCGGCGATCAGCTCGTCGATGGGCCCGGGCATCAAGGTCCAGCTCGAAGAGGGCGTGGCGTAA